From Patescibacteria group bacterium, a single genomic window includes:
- the rsmA gene encoding 16S rRNA (adenine(1518)-N(6)/adenine(1519)-N(6))-dimethyltransferase RsmA produces the protein MTKFGQHFLVDKKVLRTMVDIVAEYGSHETILEIGPGRGVLTKELVKMADRVIAIEIDQAFKPDLDSLQTKYKNLTVRYSDILKVDLMALGLTDGNYSLASNLPYEITGIVLRKFLTTQPYPKHMGLLIQYEVAERIVAKPGDLSILGLSVQALSQPRFITRVKPDSFRPRPQVDSAIISLENIRQHALPNESGFFRLIKAGFAQKRKLLRANLVNIKIPKEAIISAFQELSLTETARAQELSLEQWLVLVDRLDKFIV, from the coding sequence ATGACAAAATTTGGCCAGCATTTTCTAGTCGACAAAAAGGTGTTACGAACCATGGTGGATATTGTCGCTGAGTATGGTTCGCACGAGACAATTTTAGAAATTGGACCAGGTAGAGGTGTTTTAACCAAAGAATTAGTTAAAATGGCTGATCGGGTGATAGCGATTGAAATCGACCAAGCCTTCAAACCAGATCTGGATTCTTTGCAAACCAAATATAAAAACTTAACTGTGAGATATAGTGACATTCTCAAGGTTGATTTAATGGCTTTAGGTTTGACCGATGGTAATTACAGCCTGGCTAGTAATCTACCGTATGAAATTACCGGTATAGTTTTGAGAAAGTTTTTAACCACTCAACCCTATCCCAAACACATGGGCTTGTTGATTCAATATGAAGTAGCCGAGCGCATCGTGGCTAAACCGGGCGATTTAAGTATTCTTGGTTTATCTGTGCAAGCCTTGTCTCAGCCTAGATTTATCACCAGAGTTAAACCGGATTCTTTCCGACCAAGGCCACAGGTAGATAGTGCTATTATTAGTCTTGAAAATATTCGTCAACACGCCTTGCCTAATGAAAGTGGTTTCTTTCGTCTGATCAAAGCGGGTTTTGCTCAGAAACGGAAGTTGTTGCGCGCTAACTTAGTAAACATAAAAATCCCCAAAGAGGCCATCATTAGCGCCTTCCAAGAACTTAGTTTAACTGAAACCGCTCGAGCGCAAGAGTTAAGCTTAGAGCAATGGTTAGTTTTAGTTGACAGACTAGATAAATTCATTGTATAA
- a CDS encoding Sua5/YciO/YrdC/YwlC family protein, which translates to MTSGKIFIFPTESSYAIGCRYNDTVSIKKIMQLKGRTDDRFTVVAASLEQVKKHFKFTSQMEQLALKYWPGALSIVVSKKFAVRVMAVPMDLPVPLIATSLNVSGQPPVFDLKNHLVKTRLIASLPDDFLPDDSIIDVGPLPQRPPSTVVECFRGGYVIHRQGAVKLI; encoded by the coding sequence ATGACATCAGGTAAGATCTTTATTTTTCCAACCGAATCGTCTTATGCCATTGGTTGCCGGTATAATGATACAGTTTCTATAAAAAAGATTATGCAGTTAAAAGGTCGAACCGATGATCGTTTTACCGTAGTGGCGGCGTCACTGGAACAAGTTAAAAAGCATTTTAAGTTCACTTCTCAGATGGAACAATTAGCCCTTAAATATTGGCCAGGAGCCTTATCGATTGTGGTTTCAAAAAAATTTGCGGTGCGGGTGATGGCTGTGCCGATGGATCTACCGGTACCACTGATCGCAACCAGTTTGAATGTATCCGGTCAGCCACCGGTGTTTGATTTGAAAAATCATCTGGTAAAGACGCGATTAATCGCGTCTTTACCAGATGATTTTTTACCAGATGATTCCATAATTGATGTTGGGCCATTACCGCAGCGTCCACCCAGCACCGTGGTTGAATGTTTTCGCGGTGGTTATGTGATTCATCGTCAAGGGGCAGTAAAACTTATATGA
- a CDS encoding class I tRNA ligase family protein has protein sequence MKYYCLDMFPYPSAQGLHVGHPEGYTATDIVSRYQRMHGMEVLHPMGWDAFGLPAENYAIKTGVHPDVSTHENIKTFKRQIQSLGLSYDWEREIDTSSPEYYKWTQWMFLQMYEHGLAYRKKARVNWCNGCQTVLANEQVVDGKCERSQDPVIQKDLAQWFFKTTNYAEQLLNDLETIDWPEPIKLMQKNWIGKSEGAEIEFRIKNEELGIKVYTTRPDTLYGVTYVVLAPEHSLVNTLTTSDNKKLVEDYLKITGTKNDLERTSLNKEKTGVFTGSYVVHPLTGKEIPIWIADYVLATYGTGAVMAVPAHDERDKEFAAIYHLPVIDLPVNEADKWALTEQAGGTRKTNYKLRDWLISRQRYWGAPIPIVYDPEGKPHPVKIEHLPLVLPTDVDYLPKGTSPIGTSASYKALAEKLYGTGWHFEVDTMDTFVCSSWYYLRYCDPHNDKQFAAPETLAHWLPVDLYVGGAEHAVLHLLYARFFHKALQDFGFIPTSVGREPFQALRNQGMILGEDNQKMSKSRGNVINPDDIVNQYGADTLRLYEMFMGPFADGKPWNTKSIEGMSRFLNRVKKVIQDNKALPTNNESSNLIHFTVKKVSEDIVHFHFNTAISTMMTFLNAKDFLGENNWDKSAIEKFILLLHPFAPFTTQDLWKELGHDTELDHEVWPSFDANKIISDTVNLAIQVNGKLRDTIIVATNSSEVDVKQLAQNTDKIKKYLAGKQIVKLIYVPNKLVSIVVK, from the coding sequence ATGAAATACTACTGTTTAGACATGTTTCCCTACCCGTCGGCGCAGGGTTTGCACGTGGGTCACCCCGAAGGCTATACGGCCACAGACATTGTCTCGCGCTATCAACGCATGCATGGTATGGAGGTATTGCACCCCATGGGTTGGGACGCCTTTGGTTTACCGGCGGAAAACTACGCCATTAAAACTGGTGTGCATCCAGATGTCTCCACCCATGAAAATATTAAAACCTTTAAACGACAAATCCAATCTTTAGGTTTAAGCTACGATTGGGAGCGCGAAATCGACACTTCATCGCCGGAATACTATAAATGGACGCAATGGATGTTTTTGCAAATGTATGAACACGGCTTAGCTTATCGAAAAAAAGCCAGAGTTAACTGGTGTAATGGCTGTCAAACAGTGTTGGCCAACGAACAGGTAGTTGATGGTAAATGTGAACGCAGTCAAGATCCGGTTATTCAAAAAGATTTAGCCCAATGGTTCTTTAAAACCACTAATTATGCCGAGCAGTTATTGAATGATTTGGAAACCATCGATTGGCCAGAACCAATTAAGTTAATGCAGAAAAATTGGATTGGTAAAAGTGAAGGAGCGGAAATAGAGTTTAGAATAAAGAATGAAGAATTAGGAATTAAGGTTTACACAACCAGACCAGACACATTATATGGGGTCACGTATGTGGTGTTAGCTCCAGAACATTCTTTAGTTAATACTCTTACAACATCAGATAATAAAAAACTAGTTGAGGACTATTTAAAAATAACTGGAACAAAAAATGATCTTGAACGAACCAGTTTAAATAAAGAAAAAACTGGTGTTTTTACGGGCAGTTACGTTGTACATCCATTAACTGGTAAAGAGATTCCCATTTGGATTGCTGATTATGTTTTGGCTACATATGGAACCGGTGCTGTTATGGCAGTACCAGCGCATGATGAACGTGATAAAGAATTTGCGGCGATATATCATTTACCAGTTATTGATCTGCCAGTTAACGAGGCTGACAAGTGGGCATTAACCGAACAGGCTGGTGGTACGAGAAAAACTAATTATAAATTACGGGATTGGTTAATTTCACGGCAACGTTATTGGGGTGCGCCGATACCAATAGTGTATGACCCGGAGGGTAAACCGCATCCGGTGAAAATAGAACACCTACCGTTAGTGTTACCGACTGATGTGGATTATTTACCGAAGGGTACTTCACCAATTGGTACTTCAGCCAGTTATAAAGCGTTAGCAGAAAAACTTTATGGCACCGGCTGGCATTTTGAAGTTGATACGATGGACACCTTTGTTTGTTCATCGTGGTATTATTTAAGATATTGTGATCCACATAATGATAAACAATTTGCGGCTCCAGAAACTTTAGCGCACTGGTTACCGGTTGATCTGTATGTGGGTGGGGCTGAACATGCTGTGTTGCATTTACTTTATGCCCGGTTCTTTCATAAAGCCTTACAAGATTTTGGTTTTATTCCAACCAGTGTTGGGCGTGAACCATTTCAGGCGTTGCGTAATCAAGGCATGATTTTGGGTGAAGACAACCAAAAGATGAGCAAATCCAGGGGAAATGTGATAAATCCGGATGATATTGTTAACCAATATGGAGCCGATACCCTACGTTTATATGAAATGTTTATGGGTCCATTTGCCGATGGTAAACCGTGGAATACCAAAAGTATTGAAGGTATGTCAAGATTTTTAAATCGAGTGAAAAAAGTTATTCAAGATAATAAAGCTTTACCAACTAATAATGAGTCTTCTAATTTAATTCACTTCACAGTAAAAAAAGTCTCTGAAGATATTGTGCATTTTCATTTCAACACTGCCATTAGTACCATGATGACTTTTTTAAATGCCAAAGATTTTCTGGGGGAAAATAATTGGGATAAATCAGCCATTGAGAAATTTATTTTGTTGTTGCATCCGTTTGCGCCATTTACCACGCAAGATTTATGGAAAGAATTAGGTCATGACACTGAGCTCGATCATGAGGTTTGGCCAAGTTTTGATGCCAATAAAATTATTAGCGATACGGTTAATTTGGCTATTCAAGTTAATGGAAAGTTACGTGATACCATCATAGTTGCAACTAATAGTAGTGAGGTTGATGTAAAACAATTAGCGCAAAACACTGACAAGATTAAAAAATATTTAGCCGGTAAGCAAATTGTGAAACTAATCTATGTACCGAATAAGTTGGTGAGTATTGTTGTAAAATGA
- a CDS encoding M23 family metallopeptidase, translating to MLEPFYIALRWLLRPLIIFSYTQYLKLVARLKRSAFMQNKILFIFGNRYFIHVMVVLLSFFVASTNILQAQEIKSADVFAQDSALYQIVNPGDGMERDITESGLIPPDSTGSYISNSGLMVATIPNLDPEAASPRNVGDQLSLLDNGSALVGTNTAETSVGVRAGIIEYKVKDGDTIGEISDRFGISVSTLLWANSLTSSSYIRPGNTLKIPPASGVIYTVKDGDTLDKIIATYKGNLDETIKVNDIGTDHLVAVGTQLIVVDGTPPPPPPPPASSYIASRYSDNSGPSYQSSDLPNYVTAGQFNWPVGCHGAMTTYWGHPNRARDFPCPIGTPIYASTEGTVRINSTGQWGGGYGNSLDIYGPNGIKTRYAHMSAFAVSGGQYVSRGQVIGYVGMTGRTTGPHLHFEININGVNYDPISFF from the coding sequence GTGTTAGAACCATTCTATATTGCCTTGCGTTGGTTACTCCGTCCGCTGATCATCTTCAGCTATACCCAATATTTAAAACTAGTGGCTCGCCTCAAACGCTCCGCCTTCATGCAGAATAAAATTCTGTTCATTTTTGGTAACCGCTATTTTATTCATGTCATGGTGGTTCTATTATCTTTTTTTGTCGCCAGTACCAATATTTTACAGGCTCAGGAAATTAAAAGTGCCGATGTTTTTGCCCAGGATTCAGCCTTGTATCAGATAGTCAACCCGGGCGATGGTATGGAGCGAGATATTACTGAGAGTGGTTTAATTCCACCGGATAGTACCGGTTCGTATATTTCCAATAGTGGTTTAATGGTCGCTACCATTCCAAATTTAGACCCCGAGGCCGCTAGCCCACGGAATGTTGGTGATCAACTCAGTTTATTAGATAATGGTTCGGCTTTAGTCGGCACTAATACGGCCGAAACCAGTGTTGGCGTACGGGCTGGCATTATTGAGTATAAAGTGAAAGATGGTGACACGATTGGTGAAATTTCTGATCGCTTTGGCATTTCTGTATCTACTTTGCTGTGGGCCAATAGCCTGACTAGTTCTAGTTATATTCGACCGGGTAATACCTTAAAAATTCCTCCAGCTTCGGGTGTTATTTACACAGTAAAAGATGGTGATACTTTGGATAAAATCATTGCCACGTATAAAGGTAATTTGGATGAAACCATTAAAGTTAATGACATCGGTACCGATCATCTCGTCGCGGTTGGTACACAACTGATTGTGGTTGATGGAACACCACCTCCCCCACCACCACCTCCGGCGTCTAGTTATATTGCTAGCCGTTATTCGGATAATTCTGGACCAAGTTATCAATCATCTGACTTGCCAAACTATGTCACAGCTGGTCAATTTAATTGGCCGGTCGGTTGCCATGGTGCCATGACAACCTACTGGGGACATCCTAATCGTGCGCGCGATTTCCCTTGTCCAATCGGTACACCAATTTATGCTTCAACTGAAGGTACGGTGCGCATTAACTCGACTGGCCAATGGGGTGGCGGTTATGGTAATTCGCTTGATATTTACGGACCAAATGGGATAAAAACTCGTTATGCCCATATGAGTGCATTTGCCGTCAGTGGTGGCCAATATGTCTCACGTGGCCAAGTAATTGGCTATGTTGGCATGACCGGCCGCACCACTGGGCCACACCTTCATTTTGAAATCAACATCAACGGCGTCAATTACGACCCAATTAGTTTCTTTTAA
- a CDS encoding response regulator — protein MPEQTKVLIVEDDKFLSELISTKLDKEGFSIALAGDGETGVKKASEFRPDIILLDIMLPGMDGFEVLEKLKNGADAALKAIPVIILSNFGQESKVERGLQLGAVDYLVKANFTTGEIVAKIKEVLK, from the coding sequence ATGCCAGAACAAACCAAAGTACTCATTGTTGAAGACGACAAATTCCTCAGTGAATTAATCTCTACTAAGTTAGATAAAGAAGGTTTTAGCATCGCTTTAGCCGGAGACGGTGAAACTGGTGTCAAAAAAGCCTCAGAATTTCGGCCAGATATTATTCTGTTAGACATCATGCTGCCAGGTATGGATGGTTTTGAGGTTTTAGAAAAGCTGAAAAATGGTGCCGATGCGGCGTTAAAAGCCATTCCGGTAATTATTCTGTCGAATTTTGGTCAAGAAAGTAAGGTTGAGCGTGGATTACAACTCGGGGCCGTTGATTATTTGGTCAAAGCCAATTTTACCACCGGCGAAATTGTGGCCAAAATCAAAGAGGTTTTGAAATAA
- the rsmI gene encoding 16S rRNA (cytidine(1402)-2'-O)-methyltransferase: MGTLYIVATPIGNLEDITLRALRVLAEVTLILCEDTRTSSTLLQHYKITTPTKSYHQHSSITVARNILAHLAAGHDLALISDAGTPGISDPGTRLVAQVVAAGHTVVPIPGASALICTLQAAGVDTSSFNFLGFIPHKKGRQTLITEIINSKQTVVFYESIHRLNKTIQALSQSKKYIVVGRELTKTFEEFIRGDAATVAQQIAHHPTLKGECVVVVADGTAAPR, encoded by the coding sequence ATGGGTACCCTATATATCGTCGCCACTCCGATCGGAAATCTTGAAGATATCACCTTACGTGCGCTGCGTGTTTTAGCTGAGGTAACATTGATTTTATGTGAAGATACCCGCACCAGCAGCACTCTTTTACAGCATTATAAAATCACTACACCAACTAAATCATACCATCAACACTCAAGTATTACTGTTGCCAGAAACATTCTGGCCCACTTAGCCGCTGGGCATGATCTGGCTTTAATCAGTGATGCTGGCACACCGGGTATTTCTGATCCTGGTACCAGATTGGTGGCTCAAGTGGTGGCGGCCGGACACACGGTGGTACCAATCCCTGGAGCAAGTGCTTTAATTTGCACCCTTCAAGCCGCGGGGGTAGATACCAGTTCGTTTAATTTTCTCGGTTTTATACCTCATAAAAAAGGCCGACAAACCCTAATCACAGAGATCATTAATAGTAAACAAACTGTAGTATTTTATGAATCAATTCACCGTTTAAATAAAACCATTCAAGCTTTATCTCAAAGTAAAAAATACATCGTGGTAGGGCGTGAATTAACCAAAACCTTTGAAGAGTTTATTAGAGGTGATGCTGCCACAGTAGCCCAACAGATTGCTCATCATCCTACGTTGAAGGGTGAGTGTGTTGTAGTGGTGGCCGACGGTACTGCAGCGCCTCGCTAA
- a CDS encoding YifB family Mg chelatase-like AAA ATPase, translating into MFASIPSACTVGYDSILVDVQVDVSAGFPSYTIVGLPDAAIQEARERVRSAMKQSHLTFPDIRITVHLAPGDRRKEGAGFDLPMALGIAIASHAIKPVGDIPLCLGELGLDGTVLPVAGALSMTLLAKQLGYKAVVVPQANAAEAALVPNITIYSAPTLLAVTEHCAGKTLLPIQPYQIPKAVSKQSVAELSAIKGHAVIKRALAVAAAGRHNTLLYGPPGSGKTILAKALRHLLPPLTVNEMLEVTRLYSVAGLLSAQQPYIADRPFRQPHHTASAASIIGGGRVPRPGEISLSHHGVLFFDELPEFPRAVLEALRQPLEEQQVTVARVEQVITYPAAPLFIGSLNPCPCGFYGDPEQDCRCTPVQIQKYHKKLSGPFLDRMDIFCYVPRLAFDTLVGHQPMDTADTLQAAVLLATQRQQHRFRQTNIIANAYIPHAALEKYCPINEESVIMLRQAMQVMHLSPRSFHHIIRLARTIADIADSPDIGVSHVSEALQYRRPPLQHTHPST; encoded by the coding sequence ATGTTTGCATCCATACCATCAGCCTGCACGGTAGGCTACGATTCCATCTTAGTTGATGTTCAAGTTGACGTTTCGGCTGGTTTTCCCAGTTATACGATTGTTGGCTTGCCCGATGCGGCTATTCAAGAAGCCCGTGAGCGCGTGCGTTCAGCCATGAAGCAATCTCATTTAACCTTTCCGGATATACGCATTACAGTGCATTTAGCACCCGGTGATCGGCGCAAAGAAGGCGCCGGGTTTGATTTACCCATGGCCTTAGGTATTGCCATTGCCAGCCACGCTATTAAACCAGTGGGGGACATTCCCTTATGTTTAGGCGAACTTGGTCTAGATGGCACGGTCTTGCCTGTGGCCGGAGCGTTATCTATGACGTTGCTAGCGAAACAACTCGGCTATAAAGCCGTGGTAGTGCCACAAGCCAATGCTGCCGAGGCTGCTTTGGTACCAAATATCACTATTTACTCAGCGCCCACTTTATTGGCTGTGACCGAGCATTGTGCGGGCAAAACATTATTACCAATTCAACCATACCAAATACCAAAGGCGGTTTCAAAACAATCTGTGGCAGAATTGTCGGCTATAAAAGGGCATGCCGTAATAAAAAGAGCTTTAGCGGTGGCGGCGGCTGGTCGACACAATACTTTGTTGTACGGTCCGCCTGGGTCTGGCAAGACTATTCTTGCCAAAGCTTTACGGCATTTACTGCCACCGCTGACAGTAAATGAGATGTTAGAGGTAACACGATTGTACAGTGTGGCCGGTTTGTTATCTGCTCAACAACCCTACATTGCTGATAGACCATTTCGACAACCACATCACACAGCGTCAGCCGCTTCGATTATTGGTGGCGGGCGAGTGCCACGGCCTGGTGAAATATCTTTGTCCCATCATGGGGTGTTGTTTTTTGATGAATTACCAGAGTTTCCGCGGGCAGTTTTGGAGGCCTTGCGTCAACCATTAGAAGAGCAGCAAGTCACAGTGGCGCGGGTTGAGCAAGTGATTACCTATCCGGCGGCACCTCTATTTATTGGTAGTTTAAATCCATGTCCATGTGGATTTTACGGTGACCCAGAGCAAGATTGTCGTTGTACACCGGTGCAAATTCAAAAATATCACAAAAAATTATCTGGCCCATTTTTGGATCGGATGGATATATTTTGTTATGTACCACGTTTAGCCTTTGATACCTTAGTTGGTCATCAGCCTATGGATACAGCCGATACTTTACAAGCCGCAGTTTTGTTAGCCACCCAAAGACAACAACATCGTTTTCGACAAACAAACATAATTGCGAATGCGTATATTCCACATGCTGCTCTGGAGAAGTATTGCCCCATCAATGAAGAATCAGTGATCATGCTGCGCCAAGCCATGCAGGTAATGCATTTATCACCACGCAGTTTTCATCACATTATTCGGTTAGCGCGCACCATTGCTGATATCGCGGATAGCCCAGATATTGGTGTGTCACATGTTAGCGAGGCGCTGCAGTACCGTCGGCCACCACTACAACACACTCACCCTTCAACGTAG
- a CDS encoding RNHCP domain-containing protein yields the protein MKTGQNTKQFQRKIEDFVCARCGAKVKGSGYTNHCPECFTSKHVDEQPGDRAATCGGLMPPVHVFFSNKRWVITQQCELCGQHRNNRVQVGDNMEKLAALAKQLAIGYTAQ from the coding sequence ATGAAGACAGGTCAAAACACCAAACAATTTCAACGCAAAATTGAAGATTTTGTCTGTGCGCGTTGTGGCGCTAAAGTAAAAGGGTCTGGTTACACTAATCACTGTCCGGAATGTTTTACTTCCAAACATGTCGATGAACAACCCGGTGATCGCGCGGCTACTTGTGGTGGTTTAATGCCACCGGTGCATGTTTTTTTCAGTAATAAACGGTGGGTAATCACCCAACAGTGTGAATTATGCGGCCAACACCGTAATAATCGTGTGCAAGTAGGGGACAATATGGAAAAATTAGCGGCTCTTGCCAAACAGCTAGCAATCGGCTACACTGCTCAATAG
- a CDS encoding signal peptidase II has product MKSKLPWLGVVLFFCDRLTKGYMLNNAERQWDIIPGKLWLHYHLNDQMALSLPLFPVLYYTAVTLVFLILSRKLVQLWLEQRYVETMLVGIVLAGALSNLLDRMLYGGVIDFITTWFGSVFNIADMYIVTGILIWMIILWHEDRSKHQTISTQN; this is encoded by the coding sequence ATGAAAAGTAAGTTACCCTGGTTAGGTGTAGTGTTATTTTTTTGTGATCGTCTCACAAAAGGCTACATGTTAAACAATGCTGAGAGACAATGGGATATTATTCCAGGTAAGCTGTGGTTGCACTATCATCTCAACGATCAAATGGCATTGAGTTTACCCTTATTCCCAGTATTGTACTATACAGCGGTTACGCTGGTTTTTTTAATTCTATCACGTAAGTTAGTGCAATTATGGTTGGAACAGCGCTATGTTGAAACTATGCTGGTAGGGATAGTGTTGGCCGGTGCCTTGAGCAATTTATTAGATAGAATGTTGTATGGAGGGGTGATTGATTTTATCACGACCTGGTTTGGCAGCGTATTCAATATAGCTGATATGTATATTGTCACGGGTATTTTAATATGGATGATTATTTTATGGCATGAAGACAGGTCAAAACACCAAACAATTTCAACGCAAAATTGA
- the gmk gene encoding guanylate kinase: protein MGKLYIVTGPSGAGKDSVINAVKERGLKFGQVTTTSTRTMRVTESEGNPYYFLTRESFQKLVDEDKMVEWAEVYGNLYGCTKQEVDKVLSANEMVIVKVDPQGARSYKKLMPEAKTIFIMPPSYEYLEKRLINRETDTPTVIKQRLATAQRELENLLDWDYLVVNEEGKLTEAAEEVYNIIHK, encoded by the coding sequence ATGGGCAAGTTGTATATCGTCACAGGGCCATCTGGTGCAGGGAAAGATTCAGTGATTAATGCTGTGAAAGAGCGTGGTTTAAAGTTTGGCCAAGTGACAACAACTAGCACACGGACTATGCGTGTGACAGAATCTGAAGGTAACCCATATTATTTCCTAACACGTGAATCGTTCCAAAAACTGGTCGATGAAGACAAGATGGTCGAATGGGCAGAAGTTTATGGAAATTTATATGGTTGTACTAAACAAGAAGTAGATAAGGTTCTATCGGCCAATGAAATGGTGATTGTGAAAGTAGATCCGCAAGGGGCTCGATCTTATAAAAAATTGATGCCAGAGGCAAAAACTATCTTCATCATGCCGCCATCATATGAATATCTCGAGAAAAGACTAATCAATCGTGAAACTGACACTCCTACTGTCATAAAACAACGTTTAGCTACAGCCCAGCGTGAGTTGGAAAACCTCCTAGATTGGGACTATTTAGTCGTCAATGAGGAGGGTAAACTGACTGAGGCAGCTGAAGAGGTTTACAACATTATCCACAAATAA